One Ricinus communis isolate WT05 ecotype wild-type chromosome 1, ASM1957865v1, whole genome shotgun sequence DNA window includes the following coding sequences:
- the LOC8270577 gene encoding uncharacterized protein LOC8270577 isoform X2 has protein sequence MSINLMKITKPLILERSSNEKGSGAIGDRSGRSEDEVFADAVAEFPDSGSRKVIEESPEDVKKLATFLASVANNDTRTTLSYEDDAITATISPPSSSADSSHMQNTEIQGSSSSGSAQDSRHHVVSVSIDFTERSLSGYRTEESMYESSDDKGGSTFDSNPIQLETETDLLQKNHEKIAGEVVPETDAKGNEETQNRKNNSNDDFIENDIKENEKINLDRQLLDVEVSPINNAGEVSEVSKLGKPEDKTSDPDAGAIQLKEQVEDKLDSDISLNRLSPEVESVELMNSSIHTSQIKEDAVPEVASGCSGSFIETSHGEERGSEEFHMFSVSGDIPEVENAEAMIQGFKDLNGGRLSQLVNVDSLEISNEVKEPVLKDNASVSKGTEVSVSDMHVLEDKLEQTGEDNELVVDKFPDETEDVMPPVKVTVNASQRREEFDDHAYAPESEVGKSYTVRCPEEQLPVGKSSSQTSSSEHASKVLTDINPVTAPMDAEVGQIIDTFDVDDAGDDEKSRVEKCDIAENERCRRIKEECCMENLIANSEEGEVESYCASETKTGEDDPILGSMDGNHLLKTTMPKSADGLLEKYITSENVTNASGRNLSEAESIHLSSTSNNQEDVKELESNGNERVLVEDAANANAGAQSDNVGNNYKLPKSSDSFGDVELLQKPSDNIDKIDVLQKPPDKIEDVHILHKSSEEHVTQETQLSPLGISSSIQNYETVGDNPARDFVGAASENQSEPFPDDGENKFSTQQLGASVTDLSVDSGSQTDSLEGHWGSVSVLSTQSDMPTVVDTEPMASNGSKASAEAERTDLKKTKPFLEGQQQSDKSDIFEPPSFMTLVEPRDGDKAAASEIQTVQNMQQPNAASLQAGWFPSLTHVVNESQGRKKNEERIAKVTNWSTGKQHTPLKSLLGEANAETKSKLPNTKENLPPVVQNDEASTKDHGSSPTPNLILGTQMNVAESIKKDAGKEWNSPARYPADIKREKRKVKGRPYWAQFVCCSSVN, from the exons CTACCATTTCACCTCCAAGCAGTTCAGCTGACAGCAGCCATATGCAAAATACTGAAATTCAAGGGAGTAGTTCGTCTGGAAGCGCACAAGACTCTCGACATCATGTTGTCAGTGTAAGCATTGACTTCACAGAAAGATCCTTAAGCGGTTATAGAACTGAAGAATCTATGTACGAATCCAGTGATGATAAAGGAGGTTCTACATTTGACTCAAACCCCATCCAACTTGAAACTGAAACAGATTTGTTACAGAAGAATCATGAGAAAATTGCTGGTGAGGTTGTGCCAGAGACTGATGCAAAAGGGAACGAAGAAACACAGAATAGAAAGAACAATTCCAATGATGACTTTATAGAGAATGACATAAAAgagaatgaaaaaataaatttggataGACAGCTTCTGGATGTTGAGGTCTCACCCATCAATAATGCAGGTGAAGTATCTGAGGTCTCTAAGTTAGGGAAACCAGAGGATAAAACTTCAGATCCAGATGCTGGAGCTATTCAATTGAAGGAACAAGTTGAAGATAAATTAGATTCTGATATATCTTTAAATAGGCTCTCTCCTGAAGTTGAATCTGTTGAACTCATGAATTCTTCTATTCATACTTCTCAAATTAAGGAGGATGCTGTTCCAGAAGTGGCCTCTGGCTGTTCTGGCAGTTTCATTGAGACTAGCCATGGAGAGGAAAGAGGAAGTGAAGAATTCCATATGTTCTCGGTTTCTGGCGATATACCTGAAGTGGAAAATGCTGAGGCCATGATTCAAGGCTTTAAGGATCTTAATGGAGGGAGATTATCCCAATTAGTAAATGTTGACTCGCTTGAAATAAGCAATGAAGTTAAGGAGCCGGTTCTCAAGGATAATGCTTCTGTTTCTAAAGGCACAGAGGTGTCTGTTTCTGATATGCATGTTTTGGAAGACAAGCTTGAACAGACAGGTGAGGACAATGAGCTAGTTGTTGACAAATTTCCTGATGAAACTGAAGATGTTATGCCTCCGGTCAAGGTCACAGTTAATGCAAGccaaagaagagaagaatttGATGACCATGCATATGCTCCTGAATCTGAGGTCGGGAAAAGCTATACGGTTCGATGTCCTGAAGAACAGCTACCTGTCGGTAAAAGTTCATCACAAACAAGTTCTTCAGAACATGCTTCAAAGGTCTTAACTGATATAAATCCTGTGACTGCTCCAATGGATGCTGAAGTCGGGCAGATAATTGACACATTTGATGTGGATGATGCAGGTGATGATGAGAAGAGTAGAGTCGAAAAATGTGATATAGCTGAAAATGAGAGGTGTagaagaattaaagaagagtGTTGTATGGAAAATCTAATAGCAAATTCTGAGGAGGGTGAAGTTGAAAGCTATTGTGCATCTGAAACTAAAACTGGGGAAGATGATCCAATATTAGGATCAATGGATGGAAATCATTTACTGAAGACAACGATGCCCAAGTCTGCTGATGGTCTTCTGGAAAAATATATTACCTCAGAGAATGTAACTAATGCTTCGGGGAGGAACTTATCAGAAGCTGAAAGCATACACTTGAGCAGCACGTCAAATAATCAGGAAGATGTAAAGGAACTTGAAAGCAATGGCAATGAAAGGGTACTGGTGGAGGATGCTGCCAATGCTAATGCAGGTGCTCAATCAGATAATGTTGGGAacaattataaattaccaaaGTCTTCAGATAGTTTTGGGGATGTTGAGTTGTTGCAGAAGCCTTCAGATAACATTGACAAAATTGATGTATTACAAAAGCCTCCGGATAAAATTGAGGATGTTCACATATTACACAAGTCCTCAGAAGAACACGTGACACAAGAGACTCAACTTTCTCCTTTAGGTATTTCATCTTCCATTCAAAACTATGAGACTGTTGGAGATAATCCTGCCAGAGACTTTGTAGGGGCTGCATCTGAGAATCAATCTGAGCCTTTTCCTGATGATggtgaaaataaatttagtacaCAACAGCTTGGTGCATCTGTAACTGACCTTTCTGTTGATTCGGGTAGCCAAACTGATAGCTTGGAAGGCCACTGGGGCTCTGTATCAG TTCTTTCTACCCAATCAGATATGCCAACTGTTGTTGACACTGAACCAATGGCATCAAATGGTTCAAAAGCATCAGCAGAAGCAGAGAGAACTGACTTGAAGAAGACAAAGCCTTTCCTGGAGGGGCAACAACAATCTGATAAATCAGATATTTTTGAGCCTCCATCATTCATGACATTGGTTGAACCTAGAGATGGAGACAAAGCTGCTGCTTCTGAAATCCAAACTGTACAGAATATGCAACAACCAAATGCTGCTTCTCTGCAAGCTGGTTGGTTTCCTTCTCTTACTCACGTTGTGAACGAGTCgcaaggaagaaagaagaacGAAGAAAGAATCGCCAAGGTCACGAACTGGAGCACTGGAAAGCAACACACTCCCTTGAAGAGCCTTTTAGGTGAGGCCAACGCTGAAACCAAATCCAAGTTGCCAAATACCAAAGAAAACCTACCGCCGGTGGTTCAAAATGATGAAGCAAGTACAAAAGATCATGGTTCTTCACCAACACCGAACCTAATTCTGGGTACTCAAATGAATGTAGCCGAGTCAATCAAGAAAGATGCAGGTAAAGAATGGAATTCTCCTGCTAGGTATCCTGCAGATATcaagagagagaaaaggaaagtCAAGGGAAGGCCATACTGGGCACAGTTCGTATGCTGCTCATCTGTAAACTAG